One genomic region from Prevotella sp. Rep29 encodes:
- a CDS encoding RluA family pseudouridine synthase, with amino-acid sequence MEVVYEDNHIIIVYKESGEIVQGDKTGDEPLSERVKAYIKKKYAKPGDVFLGVVHRLDRPVSGLVVFARTSKALSRLNNMFRDGEVHKTYWALTKNLPPQEEGTLEHWLVRNEKQNKSYAYDREKPHAKRAVLKYRHIGSTDNYHLLEVLLLTGRHHQIRCQLSAMGCPIKGDLKYGAQRSNPDGSISLLARKVEFVHPVSKQPISVVSPLPDDPLWHQAGGMERP; translated from the coding sequence ATGGAAGTAGTTTACGAAGACAACCATATTATTATTGTATATAAAGAGAGTGGGGAGATTGTGCAGGGCGATAAGACTGGCGACGAGCCGCTGTCGGAACGGGTGAAAGCGTATATCAAGAAGAAATATGCAAAGCCCGGAGATGTCTTTCTCGGAGTCGTTCATCGCTTGGACCGTCCTGTGAGCGGACTGGTCGTGTTTGCGCGTACGTCGAAGGCACTCTCCCGTCTGAACAATATGTTTCGCGACGGCGAGGTGCATAAGACCTATTGGGCATTGACAAAGAATCTCCCGCCACAGGAAGAGGGGACGCTGGAACATTGGCTCGTGCGCAACGAGAAACAAAACAAGAGTTATGCTTACGACCGGGAAAAACCGCATGCGAAGCGGGCTGTCCTGAAATATCGCCACATCGGTTCTACCGACAATTACCATCTGCTGGAAGTGCTGCTGCTCACGGGACGGCATCACCAGATACGCTGTCAGCTGTCAGCCATGGGCTGTCCCATCAAGGGCGATTTGAAGTATGGCGCCCAGCGCTCCAATCCCGACGGAAGCATTTCGCTCTTGGCAAGGAAAGTGGAATTTGTGCATCCTGTCTCCAAACAGCCCATCAGTGTGGTTTCGCCATTGCCGGACGACCCTTTGTGGCATCAGGCAGGAGGCATGGAACGACCTTGA